Genomic window (Jeotgalibaca ciconiae):
GTGAACTTCAACGAGTTTCTACTGGGAAAACATTCTATATTTTGGATGAGCCTACCACAGGCTTGCATACACATGACATTGCAAAATTGTTAGAAGTGCTGCAACGTCTAGTGGACGCTGGGAATACGGTTCTCGTAGTCGAACATAACCTGGATGTAATCAAAACAGCTGATCATGTTATCGATATGGGACCAGAAGGCGGCTCGGGCGGAGGAACTGTTATCGCTATCGGTACTCCAGAAGAAGTAGCAGAAGTAGAAGAAAGTTATACGGGACAATTTCTAAAAACAATACTAAAACGAGACAAAGAAAGACAAAGCAAGAAGAAAAAATAAGAGTGGGAAAAAAGGCGTTTAGCCCCGAATCACTGGAACGAATAAGCACAGGATGGACGAAGGCCATCCTGTGCTTATTCGTGAAGTGGACGTCGGGGCTGCCTTTTTGAGCATGTTTACGCCACTATTATTCGTTAATACTGGAGGGGCCGGGAGTTTTTCTCCGGCCCCTTTTTTTTGCTCCATTATTTCTGGTGGTGATGCTGGAATGAAAGAGAATATTCTTAGATCTATTTTAAAAAGTGCAAGCTTGGATCGGTAAAAAAGACTTGAACCTCCCGGATTTTTAAAAAGTGGGAACTTGGAGCGGTAAACAAGACTTAAAGCTCCCAGATTTTTAAAAAGCGGGAACTTAGACCGGCAAACAAGACTTAAACCTCCCAGATTTTTAAAAAGCGGGAACTTAGACCGGTAAACAAGACTTAAACCTCCCAGATTTTTTCTATACCACCAAATTAGCTGTACACAAACGAGAATAAAGGACAATCAGCGTACTTTATACCTTTGATTATGGTAAGTACTGGTATGTATGTAGAAATCAATCTTAGGTCCTATGACATTTCTGAAGATTCTTGGCATAATAGGTACATAAGAGAAAGAACCTCACTGGCACATGGAATCGCTTATCAATTTTATAGATATATTAGGAGGAAATACCATGAACGAAAGAGAACGTATTTTAGCATTGGTAAGAGAAGGCATTATCTCTACTGAAGAAGCAATTGAGCTATTAGAAAATGCTGCAAAAAAACACGGTAAAGATGCATTACGTAAAAACGTCGCTACAGACTTTTCAAATGAAGATGAAGTAAAACAGAAAACAGAAACAGCTGAAGAACAAGTAGAAGAAGCTGAACGAAAAGACAAAGCAAACTTTGAAAAAATCTTAGAAGAATTAGCAAGTGAAATTTCTTATTTTTCATCACGGGTAGATGAAAAAACAGAAGCTTTACAAGTTCTCCGTAGACAAATTAGTCTCAAGCAAGAAAGAAGACAAGAGATTGCAACGCATGAAGAGCTAGATACCCTGACTCCTGAGTTAGAAATGGAAGCTTTACGTATTGACGAAGAATTAGACGGATTGAAATCCCAAGAAGAAGCTCTTAGAGAAGAAAAACGTGAAATGGAAGAAAAAATGCGTACTTTGAAAAAAGAGCAACTTGAAAAGAATATAAAAACATTTAGTGATAAATTTGGAAGCAAGGAAGAATGGCAAGAAACAGCTTCTGAATTTTCAGGAAAAATCAATAAAATAGGATCTCAAATTGGCAGCTTCTTATCTTCTACTATTAATAATGTAATGGATAATGTTGAGTGGAAAGAAGTAGACTTTAATATGAACATTCCAGGAATTGTTTCGAAAAAATTCCATCATGAATTTCTTTATGAGAATGCTTCTGCAACCATCCTGGACTTCCAAATTGCTAATGGAAATATTACCTTAGAAAAATGGGATCAAGATGACATAAAAGTGGATGCGGATATTAAAATATACGCGAAATTCGATGAAGAAACGCCAATGGAAGCTTTTGAAGCGCGCAGTAACATTGAAATTGATGAAGATCACTTCACTTTCCATGTTCCGAACAAACGTGTACGTTGCGATATTATTGTTTCATTGCCAGAAAGAGAATACGATTACGTTGCTTTCAAAATGCTAAATGGAAATATCACGGTAAATGATTTTATTGGGAAAGATATTTATGCAAAATCAACCAATGGTAAAATGAATTTTAGCAATATCAAAGCAACCATGTTGGAAGTAGATGGTGTCAATGGAAGCATTGCTGTAAAAAACAGCAGGTTGGTCGATTTAATGGCCCAAATGGTAAATGGTACAATTACTACAGTAAGTGAAATCACTAGTTCAAGTTTATCCATTGTTAATGGTGATGTAAAAATGACCTATTCGGACTTGAACACCAAACGAATTAAAGCATCTTCCGTAAATGGAAGTGTAAAGTTAGCATTACCGCTAGAAAAAAGCGTTGAATTAGAAGCGCATAGTTCATTGGGATCGATTAAAAATAGAATGGAAAACATGGAAATTCTAAAACAACGTGATGAAAAAACAAATAAACACCTTGAGTCAAGAAGGCTGGAGGATAACGAGCCAGTTATGGTAGAATTAAAGACAACAAACGGAAGTATCCTCTTAAAAGATACAGACAAAGAATAGTGAAAGAAATGAGGGAGAAACATGAAAAAATTAACGAAATCAGCTACAGATAGACAAGTGAGTGGTGTGTTAGGTGGTATTGCAGAATATTTTGGAATTGACTCAACAATTGTACGAGTTATTTTCTTGATCCTAGTATTTGCTGGAGTAGGATCTCCCGTTTTCCTATATATTCTACTAGCGATTTTATTACCTGAAGCAAAAAATACTCAAACAAACCGTTCATACGGTAACCCTTATGAGAACAGACGCCCAAGAAAGGAAGCAAAACCGGTAAAAAAAGAAGATGATGATTGGAGCGATTTCTAATGGGATTTTGGAAGAAAATTGCCATTAATTCGATCATCTTTATCGCTTTAGCTTATTTAATACCTGGTTTTTATGTAAGAGGGGTTTGGACCGCATTTGGAGCTAGTATCGTCCTTGCGTTAGTAAATGTATTAGTAAAACCTGTTTTACACGTGTTATCTTTTCCGATAACGTTACTAACTTTTGGATTGTTCAGTTTTATTATCAATGCGTTGATGCTTTCGATTACTTCCTTCTTGGTTGGACCAGGATTCCAGTTTAGCAGCTTCGGGATAACATTATTAGTTTCCTTACTTCTATCTTTTGTTCAGAGTTTCATTCAGGACAAAAGAGACTATCGATAACGGAGAACCGGAAAAGGGCATTTAGAAAAACACTACAGAGTTGAAATGAGGCTGGGACAGGAGTCCTGGTCTCTTTTTTTGTAGACTAGGGGATTATAAGTTCAGCCATCAATGTCTAGCTCCCAAGTCCTGACCTAGTGAAAAAAAGATAAATTTGCCCCATTGCGCGCTTCGCTGCTCATTCAGGGTCAAATTTCCTATTTTTTCATAGGCCAAGGCGGACTTGTCCGCTTTTCTTATAAACAAGATTAGTGTGAGTTTCGATATTAACGACCTAAACTTTGACACCTCATGGAAAAAAAGGTACACACTCACCGTTGTACGCTTATCCACTTTTCTTACTTTCTAAGCTTGGTCATAAATGTTATGATTGACTAGAAATATATGATATAAACGAACGTTTGTTTTGGCTGAAAACAAAGAATAAAAATAAATATATTAAAAAGCGAGGGGAAATAAATGTCAAATAGTGTGACAATACAAGAATTAGTAAAAACTTCAAGTTACAAAATCCTTGTTGGAGAAGAATTTTTGAACAAAAAAATCACTTCAACAGAAATATATCGCCCTGGTGTGGAGTTAACGGGATACTTTGCTTTTTATCCTTCTTGGCGCATACAATTAATGGGCCAGACAGAACTTTCTTTTATTGAACGTATGACT
Coding sequences:
- a CDS encoding phage holin family protein, with amino-acid sequence MGFWKKIAINSIIFIALAYLIPGFYVRGVWTAFGASIVLALVNVLVKPVLHVLSFPITLLTFGLFSFIINALMLSITSFLVGPGFQFSSFGITLLVSLLLSFVQSFIQDKRDYR
- a CDS encoding PspC domain-containing protein, coding for MKKLTKSATDRQVSGVLGGIAEYFGIDSTIVRVIFLILVFAGVGSPVFLYILLAILLPEAKNTQTNRSYGNPYENRRPRKEAKPVKKEDDDWSDF
- the liaX gene encoding daptomycin-sensing surface protein LiaX; amino-acid sequence: MNERERILALVREGIISTEEAIELLENAAKKHGKDALRKNVATDFSNEDEVKQKTETAEEQVEEAERKDKANFEKILEELASEISYFSSRVDEKTEALQVLRRQISLKQERRQEIATHEELDTLTPELEMEALRIDEELDGLKSQEEALREEKREMEEKMRTLKKEQLEKNIKTFSDKFGSKEEWQETASEFSGKINKIGSQIGSFLSSTINNVMDNVEWKEVDFNMNIPGIVSKKFHHEFLYENASATILDFQIANGNITLEKWDQDDIKVDADIKIYAKFDEETPMEAFEARSNIEIDEDHFTFHVPNKRVRCDIIVSLPEREYDYVAFKMLNGNITVNDFIGKDIYAKSTNGKMNFSNIKATMLEVDGVNGSIAVKNSRLVDLMAQMVNGTITTVSEITSSSLSIVNGDVKMTYSDLNTKRIKASSVNGSVKLALPLEKSVELEAHSSLGSIKNRMENMEILKQRDEKTNKHLESRRLEDNEPVMVELKTTNGSILLKDTDKE